From Brevibacillus marinus, a single genomic window includes:
- the cobI gene encoding precorrin-2 C(20)-methyltransferase: MSNIGTLYGIGVGPGDPELITVKAFRLLQQAAVIAYPKKRMGSKSYAHQIAELYVRQPDKEMLGLVFPMTRDEAVLAKEWSHAVEQVWTRLREGKDVAFVTEGDPLFYSTFIHMMRMMKAVHPEVPIKTVPGVSSFLGAASQLGLPLADGDEQIGIIPATDDREAMRQALLTHDCVVFLKVAKVLDLILELLDELGLTEQAHVACKVTSAEELLVSDVRRLKGADLGYLTLMVVKKR, translated from the coding sequence GTGAGCAACATCGGTACGTTGTACGGCATTGGTGTCGGCCCCGGCGATCCGGAGCTGATCACGGTCAAAGCGTTTCGCCTGCTGCAGCAGGCAGCGGTGATCGCATACCCGAAAAAACGGATGGGCAGCAAAAGTTACGCCCATCAGATCGCGGAGCTGTACGTAAGGCAGCCGGACAAAGAGATGCTGGGCCTCGTCTTCCCGATGACGCGGGACGAAGCGGTGTTGGCAAAGGAGTGGAGCCACGCGGTGGAACAGGTGTGGACGCGGCTGCGCGAGGGGAAGGATGTCGCGTTCGTCACCGAGGGGGATCCGTTGTTTTACAGCACCTTTATCCACATGATGCGGATGATGAAAGCAGTCCATCCGGAGGTGCCGATCAAAACGGTTCCCGGCGTCTCCTCCTTTCTCGGCGCCGCGTCGCAGCTGGGGCTGCCGCTGGCCGACGGCGACGAGCAGATCGGGATCATTCCGGCGACGGACGATCGGGAGGCGATGCGCCAGGCGCTCTTGACCCACGATTGTGTCGTCTTTTTGAAAGTGGCCAAGGTGCTGGACCTGATCCTGGAGCTGTTGGACGAACTGGGGCTGACCGAGCAAGCCCATGTCGCCTGTAAGGTCACGTCGGCGGAAGAGCTGCTCGTGAGCGACGTCCGCAGGTTGAAAGGCGCTGATTTGGGCTATCTGACCCTGATGGTGGTGAAAAAACGATGA
- a CDS encoding cobyrinate a,c-diamide synthase codes for MSERRIVIAGTGSGVGKTTVTIGLMAALRRRGLLVQGFKCGPDYIDPTYHTAVTGRPSRNLDSWMLPHPVVREIFARGSAGADISLIEGVMGFYDGKEATSDIGSTAEISLLTQSPVLLVVNCQSIARSAAAIVKGFQLLNPKVRIAAVFANKVGSQGHYRLVKQAVEQECGVPLIGYLEREEQLEIPERHLGLVPSIERGDMQPLFDRLADRFAQTVDLDRLLAVAQAEPLRVEPVLFPAEPAAKRVKIAVAKDAAFHFYYPENLELLEAYGAECLFFSPLAGETVPAGVHGLYLGGGFPEEFAAQLSGNRAVSESVRRAIHRGLPTLAECGGFMYLCEELETTDGQRYPLVGVIPGRITMQRRLAALGYREVTGIRPNFLLGEGESAKGHEFHYSTYAPSGDIPHAYETKGLRGVKREGFARGNLVAGYTHLHFASNPAVVKRWIERCREVAQDG; via the coding sequence TTGTCCGAGCGACGAATCGTGATTGCCGGCACAGGCAGCGGCGTGGGCAAAACAACCGTGACCATCGGCTTGATGGCTGCTCTGAGACGGCGCGGTTTATTGGTGCAGGGGTTCAAGTGCGGGCCGGACTACATCGACCCCACCTACCATACGGCTGTGACGGGCAGACCCTCCCGCAATCTGGACAGTTGGATGCTGCCGCATCCGGTGGTCAGGGAGATTTTCGCCAGGGGCAGCGCCGGTGCCGACATCTCGCTGATCGAAGGGGTGATGGGCTTTTACGACGGCAAAGAGGCCACCAGCGACATCGGCAGTACCGCCGAGATCAGCCTCCTCACCCAATCCCCCGTGCTGCTGGTGGTCAACTGCCAGAGCATCGCCCGCAGCGCGGCGGCCATCGTCAAAGGCTTTCAACTGCTCAACCCGAAGGTGCGGATTGCCGCCGTCTTCGCCAACAAGGTGGGCAGCCAGGGCCATTACCGCCTGGTCAAACAGGCGGTGGAGCAGGAGTGCGGGGTGCCGCTCATCGGCTACCTGGAGCGGGAAGAGCAGCTGGAGATTCCGGAACGCCACCTGGGGCTGGTCCCCTCGATCGAACGCGGCGACATGCAGCCGCTGTTTGACCGCTTGGCTGACCGGTTTGCGCAAACCGTCGACCTGGATCGGCTGCTTGCGGTTGCGCAGGCGGAACCGCTCCGGGTGGAGCCCGTCTTGTTCCCGGCAGAACCGGCGGCGAAGCGGGTGAAAATCGCGGTGGCCAAAGATGCCGCCTTTCACTTCTACTATCCGGAAAACCTGGAGCTGCTGGAAGCGTACGGAGCGGAGTGCCTCTTTTTTTCGCCGCTCGCCGGGGAAACGGTTCCCGCAGGCGTGCATGGTCTGTATCTGGGCGGCGGGTTTCCCGAAGAGTTTGCCGCACAGCTGTCCGGGAATCGCGCAGTGAGCGAATCGGTCCGCCGCGCGATCCATCGCGGGCTGCCGACGCTGGCGGAATGCGGCGGTTTTATGTACCTCTGCGAAGAACTGGAGACGACGGACGGACAGCGCTATCCGCTGGTCGGCGTGATTCCCGGGCGGATCACGATGCAGCGGCGGCTGGCGGCTTTAGGCTATCGCGAAGTGACCGGCATTCGCCCCAACTTCCTGCTGGGAGAAGGGGAGTCCGCCAAAGGGCACGAGTTTCACTATTCGACGTACGCTCCTTCCGGCGACATTCCGCATGCCTACGAGACCAAGGGCCTGCGCGGGGTGAAACGGGAAGGCTTCGCGCGGGGCAATCTGGTGGCCGGCTACACCCATTTGCATTTTGCCTCCAATCCGGCGGTGGTCAAGCGCTGGATCGAGCGCTGTCGGGAGGTAGCGCAGGATGGCTAG
- a CDS encoding precorrin-8X methylmutase, which produces MDFRTEFTPLTVQPQEIEEKSFQIIAEELGEHSFTAEQFPVVQRVIHASADFELGRSLLFHPDAIRAGVEAIRSGKPVVADVQMVQVGISKQRLAQFGSQVHVYISDPDVIEEAKRLNTTRAIVSMRKAAREADGAIFAIGNAPTALLELIRLVKEGLARPGLIIGLPVGFVSAAESKAELAKLDVPFITNVGRKGGSTVTVAAVNALALLAARS; this is translated from the coding sequence ATGGACTTTCGCACGGAGTTTACACCGCTAACCGTGCAGCCGCAGGAGATTGAGGAGAAGAGTTTTCAGATCATTGCCGAAGAGCTGGGCGAGCATTCCTTTACCGCCGAGCAGTTTCCCGTGGTACAGCGGGTGATCCACGCTTCCGCCGACTTTGAATTGGGCCGCAGCCTCCTGTTTCACCCGGATGCGATCCGCGCGGGCGTTGAGGCGATTCGCAGCGGGAAACCGGTCGTCGCCGATGTGCAAATGGTGCAGGTGGGCATCAGCAAGCAGCGGTTGGCGCAGTTTGGCAGTCAGGTACACGTCTACATATCGGACCCCGATGTGATCGAGGAAGCGAAACGGCTGAATACGACGCGGGCGATCGTCTCCATGCGCAAGGCGGCGCGGGAGGCGGACGGCGCCATTTTTGCCATCGGCAATGCCCCGACGGCGCTGTTGGAACTGATCCGCCTGGTAAAAGAAGGGCTGGCCCGTCCGGGGTTGATCATCGGGCTGCCCGTCGGATTTGTCTCGGCGGCGGAGTCCAAAGCGGAACTGGCCAAGTTGGACGTTCCCTTTATTACCAACGTGGGGCGCAAGGGCGGCAGCACGGTCACGGTGGCCGCCGTGAACGCCCTGGCCCTGCTCGCCGCACGGTCGTGA
- a CDS encoding sensor domain-containing diguanylate cyclase, translated as MCSESPKQVDHYRHMISEYYALLQRIETIQLPTLNSLSHQLLHDPALTDEEKILHLKFISEIGRISEKIQQLHWLSEHLFVLHALGQTFTKTFDTLEICKKAFELVSQVMAADAFFIAIYDEEEQLIKIPFSIDNGVIYEETTLVCGEEHISKVIATRETIHIKSSEEMGVPAIRWGNPERETRTCIFVPILLGDQVKGVISAQSYQEYAYRQEHEELLKIIGFQVASAIETASLYEKLYRSSVYDEMTGIKNYRAFHQDLDKLIAEVGAGGSVTLIMLDSDNLKQVNDLYGHHNGDLLIQKVAQALKHVLDEEEAYRYAGDEFMILAPGLSLTGAEQKVRRIQGYLAAHPLVIDGLEIPITVSTGIAAYPEHAATADELKRVVDKALYHSKKQGKNCITIFHHMP; from the coding sequence ATGTGCAGTGAGTCGCCCAAGCAGGTGGATCATTACCGCCACATGATAAGTGAATATTACGCGCTGCTTCAGAGAATCGAAACGATCCAGTTACCAACCCTCAACTCCCTGTCCCATCAACTTCTCCATGACCCTGCCCTGACTGACGAAGAAAAAATCCTTCACTTGAAGTTCATCTCGGAAATCGGTAGAATCAGCGAGAAAATTCAGCAGCTTCACTGGCTGTCGGAACACCTGTTTGTCCTGCATGCATTGGGGCAAACGTTTACCAAAACATTTGATACGTTGGAAATATGCAAAAAGGCGTTTGAACTGGTTTCGCAGGTGATGGCTGCGGACGCGTTTTTCATTGCGATTTACGATGAAGAGGAACAGTTGATCAAAATTCCCTTTTCCATCGACAACGGCGTCATCTACGAAGAGACGACGCTTGTCTGCGGAGAGGAGCACATCTCCAAGGTAATCGCCACCCGGGAGACGATCCACATCAAGTCAAGCGAGGAGATGGGGGTTCCGGCGATTCGCTGGGGGAACCCGGAAAGAGAGACGCGCACGTGTATTTTTGTGCCCATTTTGCTGGGCGACCAGGTGAAGGGCGTGATTTCCGCGCAGAGCTATCAGGAGTACGCCTATCGTCAGGAACACGAAGAACTGTTGAAAATTATCGGGTTTCAGGTGGCCAGCGCGATTGAGACGGCCAGCCTGTATGAGAAATTGTACCGCTCGTCGGTGTACGACGAGATGACGGGCATTAAAAACTATCGGGCCTTTCATCAGGACCTCGACAAGCTGATTGCCGAGGTCGGCGCGGGCGGCTCCGTTACCTTGATCATGCTCGATTCGGATAACCTGAAGCAAGTCAACGACCTGTACGGCCACCACAACGGCGATTTGCTGATTCAAAAGGTGGCCCAGGCGCTGAAACACGTGTTGGACGAAGAAGAAGCATACCGCTATGCCGGCGACGAGTTTATGATCCTGGCTCCCGGTTTGAGTCTGACCGGGGCGGAGCAGAAGGTCAGGCGCATCCAGGGATATCTGGCCGCGCATCCGCTGGTCATTGACGGGTTGGAAATTCCGATTACCGTCAGTACTGGGATTGCCGCTTATCCGGAGCACGCCGCTACCGCCGATGAACTGAAGCGGGTTGTGGACAAAGCGTTGTACCATTCGAAGAAACAGGGAAAAAACTGCATCACCATCTTTCACCATATGCCCTAA
- the cbiE gene encoding precorrin-6y C5,15-methyltransferase (decarboxylating) subunit CbiE, whose translation MEQAIKVIGIGDDGQAGLLPLYRRWIMESELLVGGERHLAFFPEYRGEKLVLKGGLTALVDKLKAEQRRTVILASGDPLFYGIGGYLAQKLPVEIYPALSSLQLVFARMGEAWQDAYVTSVHGRSMQGLAQRIDGREKVALLTDAENNPAAIARYLLAYGMTEYRAFVGENLGSASERVGWYDLEEMAVRSFSELNVVVLRRQRPGPVWPLGIPDECFAQRKPDKGLITKQEVRVLSLAQLALTPTSVVWDIGTCTGSVAIEAARIAREGAVYAIEKNADDLANCRANMARFRADITLVHGKAPEGLEQFPDPDAIFIGGSGGELAELIRVCCRRLKPGGRIVLNAATIETLYQALAAFAASGFATSITQAQLARSKPILELTRFEALNPVWIITARQKTGEESSQ comes from the coding sequence ATGGAACAGGCGATTAAGGTGATCGGCATCGGCGATGACGGACAGGCGGGGCTGCTCCCGCTGTACCGCCGCTGGATTATGGAAAGCGAGCTGCTGGTGGGCGGGGAGCGTCACCTCGCCTTTTTTCCCGAGTATCGCGGCGAGAAGCTGGTGCTGAAGGGGGGCCTGACCGCGCTGGTGGACAAGCTGAAAGCCGAACAGCGACGGACGGTGATCCTCGCCTCGGGCGATCCGCTCTTTTACGGAATCGGCGGGTACTTGGCGCAAAAGCTGCCCGTCGAGATCTACCCCGCGCTAAGCTCGCTGCAGCTGGTCTTTGCCCGGATGGGGGAGGCCTGGCAGGACGCCTACGTGACCAGCGTGCACGGCCGCAGCATGCAGGGATTGGCCCAGCGGATCGACGGGCGGGAAAAAGTAGCCCTGCTCACCGACGCGGAAAACAACCCCGCGGCGATTGCCCGCTATCTGCTGGCCTACGGCATGACGGAGTACCGCGCGTTCGTCGGGGAAAATTTGGGCAGCGCCAGCGAACGGGTCGGCTGGTACGACCTGGAGGAAATGGCCGTCCGTTCGTTTTCCGAGCTGAACGTGGTCGTCTTGCGTCGGCAAAGGCCGGGACCGGTCTGGCCGCTCGGCATTCCGGATGAATGCTTTGCCCAGCGCAAACCGGACAAGGGACTGATCACCAAGCAGGAGGTACGGGTGCTCAGCCTCGCGCAGCTCGCGCTCACGCCCACCAGTGTCGTGTGGGACATCGGTACCTGTACCGGTTCGGTGGCGATCGAGGCGGCCCGCATCGCCCGCGAAGGAGCGGTGTACGCGATTGAGAAAAACGCGGACGACCTGGCCAACTGCCGCGCCAACATGGCCCGCTTTCGCGCCGACATTACGCTGGTGCACGGGAAAGCGCCGGAAGGACTGGAGCAGTTCCCCGACCCGGATGCGATCTTTATCGGCGGCAGCGGCGGGGAACTGGCCGAGCTGATCCGGGTCTGCTGCCGCCGCCTGAAGCCGGGGGGGCGGATCGTGCTCAATGCGGCGACGATCGAGACGCTTTACCAGGCGCTTGCGGCCTTTGCCGCCTCCGGCTTTGCGACCAGCATCACGCAGGCGCAGCTGGCCCGGAGCAAACCGATTTTGGAGCTGACCCGCTTTGAAGCGCTGAATCCGGTCTGGATCATCACGGCCCGGCAAAAAACAGGAGAGGAGAGCAGCCAGTGA
- a CDS encoding S66 peptidase family protein, with product MRKGKALKSGDTIGIVAPASPVKQADLVEQARADLEALGFQVKLAASCFASYGGYLAGTPAQRAAELNEMFADPGIDAIMCLRGGYGSMQILPLLDYATIRDNPKLFIGYSDITALHTAIRQEAGIATLHGPNATPGLLSGCERKTREWLLRAMCTAAPLGPVLHPAGEEVVCLVPGEARGPIVGGNLSLIAALMGTPYELDTRGKLLFLEDVGEEPYRIDRMLTQLALAGKLEDCAGIILGTWTECEPHKHSDSFSVLEVVGNALLPYQKPTIWNVQAGHGQYNLALPFGVEGYLNAREGMLVIEERLVR from the coding sequence ATGAGAAAGGGAAAAGCGCTGAAGAGCGGGGACACGATCGGGATTGTCGCGCCGGCCAGTCCGGTGAAGCAGGCGGACCTGGTCGAGCAGGCGCGCGCGGATTTGGAGGCGCTAGGCTTTCAGGTGAAACTGGCGGCATCGTGCTTCGCCTCGTACGGCGGTTATTTGGCGGGCACTCCTGCACAGCGGGCGGCAGAGCTGAACGAGATGTTTGCCGACCCTGGCATCGATGCGATCATGTGCCTTAGGGGCGGTTACGGATCGATGCAGATCCTGCCTTTGCTCGATTATGCGACGATCCGCGACAATCCGAAGCTGTTCATCGGGTACAGCGACATCACCGCGCTGCACACGGCGATCAGGCAGGAGGCGGGAATCGCTACTTTGCACGGGCCCAATGCGACACCCGGGCTGCTCTCCGGCTGCGAGCGCAAGACCCGGGAATGGCTTTTGCGAGCGATGTGTACCGCGGCGCCGCTCGGCCCTGTGCTCCATCCTGCCGGAGAGGAGGTCGTCTGTCTCGTTCCGGGAGAGGCGCGAGGGCCGATCGTCGGCGGCAATCTCTCCCTGATCGCCGCATTGATGGGCACGCCGTACGAACTGGACACCAGAGGCAAGCTGCTGTTTCTCGAGGATGTCGGCGAAGAGCCGTACCGGATTGACCGAATGCTGACGCAATTGGCACTTGCCGGAAAACTGGAGGACTGTGCCGGCATCATTTTGGGCACTTGGACCGAGTGCGAACCGCACAAACACTCCGACAGCTTCAGCGTGCTGGAGGTCGTCGGCAATGCGCTCCTGCCGTATCAAAAGCCGACCATCTGGAATGTGCAGGCGGGCCACGGACAGTACAACCTGGCGCTGCCGTTCGGTGTGGAGGGATACCTGAACGCGCGCGAAGGCATGCTGGTGATTGAGGAGCGGCTGGTTCGCTAA
- the cobM gene encoding precorrin-4 C(11)-methyltransferase has translation MKVYIVGAGPGDPELITVKGLRLLQQADVVLYTDSLVSEELVRRANPRAEIVHSSGMALEEIVDVMVARVREGKQVVRLHTGDPSVYGAILEQIVLLKQAGVEVEIVPGVSSVFAAAAALGAELTVPELTQTLILTRAEGRTPVPEREKLRELAKHHCTIALFLSATLSKKVAAELLAAGWSEETPVAVVQRASWPDQRIVRTTLRQLDAEMARHGIRSHAIILAGWALAPALHDNLAYRSKLYDKSFTHGYRKGVSGP, from the coding sequence ATGAAAGTGTACATCGTCGGTGCCGGACCGGGCGATCCGGAGCTGATTACCGTCAAAGGCTTGCGGCTGCTCCAGCAGGCAGACGTGGTGCTGTATACCGATTCGCTGGTGAGCGAGGAGCTGGTGAGGCGGGCCAATCCCCGCGCGGAAATCGTGCACAGCTCGGGGATGGCGCTGGAAGAGATCGTCGACGTGATGGTCGCGCGGGTTCGCGAGGGAAAACAAGTGGTGCGCCTGCATACCGGTGACCCATCCGTCTACGGCGCGATCCTGGAACAGATCGTGTTGTTGAAGCAGGCGGGGGTTGAGGTGGAGATCGTCCCCGGCGTCAGTTCCGTCTTCGCCGCCGCGGCCGCACTTGGTGCGGAGCTGACCGTGCCCGAGCTGACGCAGACCTTGATCCTCACCCGGGCGGAAGGGCGCACCCCCGTACCGGAACGGGAAAAGCTGCGCGAGCTAGCGAAGCACCACTGCACGATCGCCCTCTTCTTGAGCGCCACGCTGAGCAAAAAAGTGGCCGCGGAGCTGCTGGCCGCCGGCTGGAGCGAAGAGACGCCGGTCGCTGTCGTGCAGCGGGCCAGTTGGCCGGATCAGCGGATTGTGCGGACCACCCTGCGCCAGCTGGACGCGGAGATGGCCAGGCACGGGATCCGTTCGCACGCGATCATCCTCGCCGGGTGGGCGCTTGCCCCCGCCCTGCACGATAATCTGGCGTATCGCTCCAAACTGTACGACAAATCGTTTACCCACGGGTATCGCAAGGGCGTGAGCGGACCATGA
- a CDS encoding cobalt-precorrin-5B (C(1))-methyltransferase, producing MAAKTKEDKPLRHGYTTGACATAATKAALLALITGEVQHEVTIRLPIGEEVTFPLARCEAGAATASAAVIKDGGDDPDATHGALIVSTVSWSEAAGIQLEGGEGVGRVTKPGLPVPVGEAAINPVPRAMIREAVQSVLQRFQLDRGVRVVISVPDGEEIAKKTLNGRLGIIGGISILGTRGIVVPYSTAAYKASIAQAVNVAREAGCRHIVLSTGGKSEKTAMALYPELPEVAFVEMGDFAGFSLKQCKLKQIERVTLVGMMGKFSKLAQGEMMLHSKRAPVDFAFLARVAAEAEVPQALRAEIGGANTAAQVAEMLAAYPLFFHKLCEYCCRSCLKEVQGGMTIETILITMTGSLLGRVTVDGTGD from the coding sequence ATGGCAGCAAAAACAAAAGAAGACAAGCCGCTCCGCCACGGCTATACGACGGGCGCCTGTGCCACCGCGGCGACAAAAGCGGCGCTGCTCGCCCTGATTACCGGCGAGGTGCAGCACGAGGTGACGATTCGCCTGCCGATCGGCGAGGAGGTGACGTTTCCGCTGGCGCGCTGCGAGGCTGGGGCAGCGACAGCCAGTGCGGCGGTGATCAAGGATGGCGGCGACGATCCGGACGCGACACACGGTGCGTTGATCGTGAGCACCGTTTCCTGGAGTGAGGCGGCCGGCATCCAGTTGGAAGGCGGGGAAGGCGTCGGGCGGGTCACCAAGCCGGGCCTGCCCGTTCCGGTGGGAGAAGCGGCGATCAATCCGGTTCCCCGCGCGATGATCCGCGAGGCCGTCCAGTCGGTCCTGCAACGGTTTCAGCTGGATCGCGGCGTGCGGGTTGTCATCTCCGTTCCGGACGGGGAAGAGATTGCCAAAAAGACGTTGAACGGCCGGCTGGGCATCATTGGCGGCATCTCGATTCTCGGAACGCGGGGGATTGTCGTGCCGTATTCCACAGCGGCCTACAAGGCGAGCATCGCCCAGGCGGTCAACGTGGCGCGGGAGGCCGGCTGTCGGCACATCGTGCTCTCCACCGGCGGAAAGAGCGAGAAGACGGCGATGGCGTTGTATCCCGAGCTGCCGGAAGTGGCGTTTGTGGAGATGGGCGACTTTGCCGGTTTTTCGCTGAAACAATGCAAGCTGAAACAGATAGAGCGGGTGACGCTGGTCGGCATGATGGGCAAGTTTTCCAAGCTGGCACAAGGAGAGATGATGCTTCACTCCAAGCGCGCACCCGTCGACTTCGCTTTTCTCGCCCGGGTGGCGGCGGAAGCGGAGGTGCCGCAGGCGCTGCGGGCAGAGATCGGCGGCGCCAACACGGCCGCGCAGGTGGCGGAGATGCTGGCCGCCTATCCCCTGTTTTTTCACAAGCTGTGCGAATATTGCTGCCGCTCCTGCCTGAAGGAAGTGCAGGGCGGAATGACGATCGAGACCATCCTGATCACGATGACAGGTTCGCTGTTGGGGAGGGTGACAGTCGATGGAACAGGCGATTAA
- a CDS encoding cobyric acid synthase: MARAVPLMIQGTSSDAGKSVLATAFCRIFAQAGYKTAPFKSQNMALNSYVTVDGKEIGRAQGVQAEAAGILATSDMNPILIKPTREQESQIVVHGEPYRNMKAGAYRSDFFQTGLQIITEAYNRLAAQYERIVIEGAGSPAEINLNDRELVNMRVARLADAPVILVADIERGGVFASLVGTLQLLEPEDRERVIGVVINRFRGDRSLLQPGLDWFEQYTGKKVLGVVPYLEDLWIDAEDSLVLQQYSARAGAAKELDIAVIRYPRISNFTDVDPFFVEPDCRVRFVSRADELGEPDLVILPGSKNTIEDLLHLRESGIERQILLLHQQKKTWLIGICGGYQMLGETIADPDGVESPRREVAGMRLIPLVTTLTRHKTTTLSRGTVCLDGEQIEVEGYEIHMGQSAYTEAAAPLIELKQRTDGYGDAERRVLGSYFHGLFHNDRLRAALLNLIRRSKGLAPREERPSFVRLREEGFDRLADHVREHVQVAYIEEQMRLFAAGKRGCTVRGGDGARRA; encoded by the coding sequence ATGGCTAGGGCAGTGCCGTTGATGATTCAGGGAACCAGTTCCGACGCCGGCAAAAGCGTGCTGGCGACCGCCTTCTGCCGGATCTTTGCCCAGGCTGGGTACAAGACGGCCCCGTTCAAGTCGCAAAACATGGCGCTGAACTCTTACGTGACGGTGGACGGCAAAGAGATCGGGCGGGCGCAGGGCGTGCAGGCGGAAGCGGCCGGGATCCTGGCCACCAGCGACATGAATCCGATCCTGATCAAGCCGACCCGCGAGCAGGAATCGCAGATTGTCGTGCACGGCGAACCGTATCGGAACATGAAAGCAGGCGCGTATCGCTCCGATTTTTTTCAGACGGGGTTGCAAATTATCACGGAAGCGTACAACCGCCTGGCAGCCCAGTACGAGCGGATTGTGATCGAAGGGGCGGGCAGCCCGGCGGAGATCAACCTGAACGACCGCGAATTGGTCAACATGCGGGTGGCGCGGCTGGCTGATGCGCCGGTCATCCTGGTCGCCGACATCGAGCGCGGCGGGGTGTTTGCCAGTCTGGTCGGCACGCTGCAGCTGCTGGAGCCGGAGGATCGAGAACGGGTCATCGGGGTGGTGATCAACCGTTTTCGCGGCGATCGTTCGCTCTTGCAGCCCGGATTGGATTGGTTCGAGCAATACACCGGCAAAAAGGTGCTGGGCGTCGTGCCGTACCTGGAAGACCTGTGGATCGACGCGGAAGACTCGCTCGTTTTACAGCAGTACAGCGCGCGCGCCGGCGCGGCGAAGGAGCTGGATATCGCCGTGATCCGCTACCCGCGGATCTCCAATTTCACCGACGTCGATCCGTTTTTTGTCGAGCCCGACTGTCGGGTGCGCTTTGTTTCCCGGGCGGATGAGCTGGGCGAACCGGATCTGGTCATCCTCCCCGGCAGCAAAAACACGATCGAGGATCTGCTGCATCTGCGCGAGAGCGGCATCGAGCGGCAGATCCTGCTGCTGCATCAGCAAAAGAAGACCTGGCTGATCGGGATTTGCGGCGGCTATCAGATGCTGGGCGAAACCATTGCGGACCCTGACGGAGTGGAGTCCCCGCGGCGGGAAGTTGCGGGGATGCGGCTGATTCCGCTGGTGACGACGCTGACCCGCCACAAAACGACCACCTTGTCCCGCGGAACGGTCTGCCTGGACGGCGAGCAGATCGAAGTGGAGGGCTATGAGATTCACATGGGGCAATCCGCGTACACGGAAGCGGCGGCTCCCTTGATCGAGCTGAAGCAGCGGACGGACGGATATGGGGACGCGGAGCGGCGGGTGCTGGGCAGCTATTTTCACGGTTTGTTTCACAATGATCGCTTGCGGGCGGCGTTGTTGAACCTCATCCGCCGCAGCAAGGGACTCGCGCCGCGCGAAGAGCGGCCGTCTTTTGTCCGGCTGCGGGAGGAGGGGTTCGACAGGCTGGCCGACCATGTCCGCGAGCATGTGCAGGTGGCCTACATCGAGGAGCAGATGCGCCTGTTTGCGGCGGGAAAGCGCGGCTGCACGGTCCGCGGCGGGGATGGCGCAAGGAGAGCTTGA
- a CDS encoding cobalt-precorrin 5A hydrolase, translated as MTIQLREGELPAIAVHGDYAIVAITKHGVALARRLARTFAGADLYYMDKFAHGDEARQRIQLFSGSVRLLLPALWPAYKGIILLISLGAVVRMIAPLLKDKKSDPGVVVIDDKGEYAISVLSGHLGGANQLAREVAAALGAQPVITTASDVQKTIAVDLFGRRFGWEWEPESEEKLTPVSASVVNEERVAVVQESGERDWWSYDTPLPAHIRVYSSVREALADKPQAALVVTHRLLSPAEAPILQNGVLYRPKVIALGIGCNRGTSAAEIEAVVRETLQELNLSLRSVKAVCTIDRKRDEAGLLEVCGKYGWELVCYTHEQLNQVEVEEPSETVYRFTGAYGVSEPAAKLYTGAAKLLLTKKKAGNVTISVGLIDYGERRRQPCPSDES; from the coding sequence ATGACGATCCAACTGCGGGAAGGCGAGCTGCCGGCGATTGCCGTGCACGGCGATTACGCCATCGTCGCGATTACCAAACACGGCGTCGCGTTGGCCCGCCGGCTTGCGCGGACGTTTGCCGGCGCGGACCTCTACTACATGGACAAGTTCGCCCACGGCGATGAAGCGAGGCAGCGCATCCAGCTCTTCAGCGGCAGTGTGCGGCTTTTGCTGCCCGCGCTCTGGCCGGCTTACAAAGGGATCATCCTGCTGATCTCGCTCGGCGCCGTGGTGCGCATGATCGCGCCGCTCTTAAAGGACAAGAAGAGCGATCCCGGGGTCGTCGTGATTGACGACAAGGGCGAATACGCGATCAGCGTCCTCTCCGGCCATCTCGGCGGCGCCAATCAACTGGCGCGCGAAGTGGCGGCAGCACTGGGGGCCCAACCGGTGATCACGACCGCTTCCGATGTGCAGAAAACGATCGCGGTCGACTTGTTTGGCCGCCGCTTCGGCTGGGAGTGGGAGCCGGAATCGGAGGAAAAGCTGACGCCGGTGAGCGCTTCTGTAGTCAACGAGGAGCGGGTGGCCGTGGTGCAGGAGTCCGGCGAGCGCGATTGGTGGAGCTACGACACACCGCTGCCCGCCCATATCCGCGTCTACTCCTCCGTGCGGGAAGCGCTGGCGGACAAACCGCAGGCAGCGCTGGTCGTCACCCATCGCCTGCTCTCCCCGGCGGAAGCGCCGATCCTGCAAAACGGCGTCCTCTACCGGCCGAAAGTGATCGCACTGGGCATCGGCTGCAACCGCGGGACATCTGCGGCGGAAATCGAGGCGGTGGTGCGGGAAACGCTGCAGGAGCTGAACCTCTCGCTGCGCAGTGTTAAGGCGGTGTGCACGATTGACCGGAAGCGGGATGAAGCGGGGCTGTTGGAAGTATGCGGCAAGTACGGCTGGGAGCTGGTCTGTTACACGCATGAGCAGTTGAACCAGGTGGAAGTGGAGGAGCCGTCCGAGACGGTCTACCGCTTTACCGGCGCCTACGGCGTCAGCGAGCCGGCCGCCAAACTGTACACCGGTGCCGCCAAGCTGCTTTTGACCAAGAAAAAAGCAGGCAATGTCACCATCTCCGTGGGACTGATCGATTACGGCGAAAGGAGGAGACAGCCTTGTCCGAGCGACGAATCGTGA